Proteins from one Peromyscus eremicus chromosome 8a, PerEre_H2_v1, whole genome shotgun sequence genomic window:
- the Mrpl12 gene encoding large ribosomal subunit protein bL12m → MALGAPVYFTGETKECPTGFSEVTASPALLPGPDCACASRRLVRNIRNQPRLEQRSSAPMLGGLAARAARPARLLSARASLPQRAACDLPACGAMLPAAASRLWGPRLGLRGAALRLARQQVPGVCAARQLRSSSQRKSEALAGAPLDNAPKEYPPKIQQLVQDIASLTLLEISDLNELLKKTLKIQDVGLMPMGGMMPGAVPAAPAAPEVTEEEDIPKKKEQTHFTVRLTEAKPVDKVKLIKEIKNYVQGINLVQAKKLVESLPQEIKANVAKAEAEKIKAALEAVGGTVVLE, encoded by the exons ATGGCTCTG GGGGCGCCTGTGTATTTTACGGGAGAAACAAAGGAGTGCCCTACAGGGTTTTCGGAGGTAACCGCTAGCCCAGCACTACTTCCGGGCCCAGACTGCGCCTGCGCGTCGCGCCGTCTAGTGCGTAATATCAGGAACCAACCCAGACTAGAGCAGCGGTCCTCGGCGCCAATGCTTGGAGGCCTTGCGGCTAGAGCGGCCCGTCCAGCTCGCCTGCTCTCGGCTAGAGCGTCGCTTCCGCAGAGAGCCGCGTGTGACCTTCCCGCCTGCGGAGCTATGCTGCCGGCGGCGGCTAGCCGCCTGTGGGGGCCGCGGCTTGGACTGCGGGGAGCTGCGCTCCGCCTTGCCAG GCAACAGGTCCCTGGTGTCTGTGCAGCGCGGCAGTTGAGGAGCAGCAGCCAGCGAAAGAGTGAAGCACTCGCCGGTGCACCTCTGGATAATGCTCCCAAGGAATATCCTCCCAAAATCCAGCAGCTGGTCCAAGATATTGCCAGCCTTACTCTCCTGGAGATCTCAGACCTCAACGAACTCCTGAAG AAAACATTGAAGATCCAGGATGTCGGCCTTATGCCAATGGGTGGCATGATGCCTGGTGCCGTCCCTGCTGCACCTGCAGCCCCTGAG GTGACTGAGGAAGAAGACATccccaaaaagaaagaacagacacaTTTCACTGTCCGTCTGACAGAAGCAAAGCCTGTGGACAAAGTGAAACTGATTAAGGAGATCAAGAACTATGTCCAGGGCATAAACCTTGTGCAG GCCAAGAAGCTAGTGGAGTCCCTGCCCCAGGAAATCAAAGCAAACGTCGCCAAAGCTGAGGCTGAAAAGATCAAGGCAGCCTTGGAAGCAGTGGGTGGCACTGTAGTTCTGGAGTGA